The Gemella haemolysans genome includes a region encoding these proteins:
- the srtB gene encoding class B sortase, LPKTxAVK-specific → MKNSKSILRNILKYLLLVVILIGGSYGAYSYFNSSTSSTESQVQINKKETKKQEEKYVVDKAEKEYLEKKFNELKAINKEVIGYMYVPGDGKDSLKEPMLQTTNNSKYLEYGLDNKPAPYIGAVFMDYENQPDLTKSDVKWVFGHARAGIEEKKITLDTRVFNNMNWFGKKDYFDSHRVIVMETSERKYYYEVTGVKVVNEFTNLYQIPTTSDKKGEFIKLFKEGAKNWLENSKISGEDNMTVFCTCRLDDVALRTLVLARQVPDNELKEFLEKNKELLNS, encoded by the coding sequence ATGAAAAATAGTAAATCAATATTAAGAAATATATTGAAATATCTACTACTAGTTGTTATTTTAATTGGTGGTTCGTATGGAGCTTACTCATATTTTAATTCAAGTACAAGTTCTACTGAGTCTCAAGTTCAAATAAATAAAAAAGAAACTAAAAAACAAGAAGAAAAATATGTTGTAGATAAAGCGGAGAAAGAATACTTAGAAAAGAAATTTAATGAGTTAAAGGCAATCAATAAAGAGGTCATCGGTTATATGTATGTACCAGGTGATGGAAAAGATTCCTTAAAAGAACCGATGTTACAAACAACAAATAATTCTAAATATTTGGAATATGGTTTAGATAATAAACCTGCCCCATATATAGGAGCAGTTTTCATGGACTATGAGAATCAACCAGATCTAACTAAGAGTGATGTGAAATGGGTTTTTGGGCATGCAAGAGCTGGAATCGAGGAAAAGAAAATTACTTTAGATACTAGAGTATTTAACAATATGAATTGGTTTGGAAAAAAAGATTATTTTGATAGCCATAGAGTTATTGTTATGGAAACTTCTGAAAGAAAGTATTATTATGAAGTAACTGGTGTGAAAGTTGTAAATGAATTTACAAATTTATATCAAATTCCAACTACTTCAGATAAAAAAGGAGAATTTATCAAGCTGTTTAAAGAAGGAGCTAAGAATTGGCTAGAAAATAGCAAGATTTCTGGAGAGGATAATATGACTGTCTTTTGTACTTGTAGATTAGATGATGTTGCATTACGTACACTAGTATTAGCAAGACAAGTACCAGATAATGAATTAAAAGAATTTTTAGAGAAAAATAAAGAGCTACTTAATAGTTAA
- a CDS encoding pyruvate kinase codes for MTRKAKIIATLGNSTEELLEYIIENGADAILIDNYYGCAEECDFRINKIKELREKLNKNTAIIYDLDHIYAESKYKLIKIEENNVHFACQNDVDFVACPFVSNLDEIRKVKSILQANEKKDIGLIVKIDCKEAYENIDEIIQFADSIMINRDELGMELPYQNLPSIQKEIIRKANDSTKEVILTTQMLHSMIYNPRPTRAEVSDVANAIIDGVDAIMLIEETAIGNYPKEALETVDRIITYIENQDIVKDDDSEEYKHHKMNIAHAISLSTKYLLDSVDVNNIVTYTKSGSTAKFIARYRPKVPILAVVPTKQKARKLALTRGVTTFIEEKTLSMEEMLNCAPNFSKESGLAKEGDLILITAGQPDLGKDNVPPTDFVNIRQV; via the coding sequence ATGACTAGAAAGGCAAAAATTATCGCAACTTTAGGAAACAGTACAGAAGAATTATTAGAATATATTATAGAAAATGGGGCAGATGCTATCTTAATCGATAATTATTATGGATGCGCAGAAGAGTGTGATTTTAGAATTAATAAAATTAAAGAATTAAGAGAAAAATTAAATAAAAATACTGCAATTATTTATGATTTAGATCATATATATGCAGAAAGTAAATATAAACTTATAAAAATTGAAGAGAACAATGTTCATTTTGCTTGTCAAAATGATGTTGATTTTGTTGCCTGCCCATTTGTTAGTAATTTGGATGAAATTAGAAAAGTAAAAAGTATACTTCAAGCTAATGAGAAGAAAGATATTGGATTAATTGTAAAAATAGATTGTAAAGAAGCATATGAAAATATCGATGAGATTATTCAATTTGCAGATTCAATAATGATTAATAGGGATGAGCTAGGTATGGAATTACCTTACCAAAATTTACCTAGTATCCAAAAAGAAATTATTAGAAAAGCTAATGATTCGACAAAAGAAGTAATCTTAACAACGCAGATGCTTCATTCAATGATCTATAATCCAAGACCGACACGTGCAGAAGTATCTGATGTAGCTAATGCAATTATAGATGGTGTTGATGCAATAATGCTAATCGAAGAAACAGCAATAGGGAATTATCCAAAAGAAGCATTAGAGACAGTTGATAGAATTATTACCTACATCGAAAATCAAGATATAGTAAAAGATGATGATTCGGAAGAATATAAACATCATAAAATGAATATTGCGCATGCAATCTCATTATCAACTAAATATCTTCTTGATTCTGTTGATGTAAATAATATCGTAACTTATACGAAGTCAGGAAGTACTGCGAAATTTATCGCAAGATACCGACCAAAAGTTCCAATATTAGCAGTAGTACCAACTAAACAAAAAGCTAGAAAATTAGCATTAACACGAGGTGTTACTACATTTATAGAAGAAAAAACACTATCAATGGAAGAAATGCTAAATTGTGCACCGAATTTTTCTAAAGAGTCTGGTTTAGCAAAAGAAGGAGATTTAATTCTAATTACAGCTGGACAACCAGATTTAGGAAAAGACAATGTTCCACCTACTGACTTTGTAAATATTAGACAAGTTTAA
- the dusB gene encoding tRNA dihydrouridine synthase DusB, protein MFKIREIEIPNRVVLAPMAGVCNAAFRLTAKEFGAGLVCAEMVSDKAILFNNKKTMNMLYIDPRERPLSLQIFGGEIDTLVEAAKYVDKNTEADIIDLNMGCPVPKITKVDAGSKLLLDPDKVYEVIARLVDSVSKPVTVKMRMGWDDEHIYIMDNARNAERAGASAIAIHGRTKVQMYSGKANWDVIRDVKKELKIPVIGNGDVTTPELAKKMLDDTNCDAVMIGRAALGNPWMLYRTVKYLETGELTEEPTPREKIDVCLLHLRRLMEIKPEKVAVHEMRKHAAYYMKGIKGGAKVKKELNTLNSYAEMENLFGEFLDYLESGVAALKKEIII, encoded by the coding sequence ATGTTTAAAATTAGAGAAATTGAAATACCGAACAGAGTAGTTTTAGCACCGATGGCAGGTGTATGTAATGCTGCGTTTCGTCTAACAGCTAAGGAGTTTGGTGCTGGATTAGTTTGTGCCGAAATGGTTAGTGATAAAGCAATTTTATTTAATAATAAAAAGACGATGAATATGCTGTATATTGATCCTAGAGAGCGTCCACTAAGTTTACAAATATTTGGTGGTGAAATCGATACTTTGGTAGAAGCTGCAAAGTATGTTGATAAAAATACAGAAGCGGATATTATCGATTTAAATATGGGATGTCCAGTTCCAAAAATTACAAAAGTAGATGCTGGAAGTAAATTACTTCTTGATCCAGATAAGGTATACGAGGTAATTGCTCGACTTGTAGATTCAGTATCTAAGCCTGTAACTGTAAAAATGCGTATGGGATGGGATGATGAACATATTTATATAATGGATAATGCAAGAAATGCAGAGCGCGCTGGAGCTAGTGCAATAGCTATCCACGGTAGAACAAAAGTTCAAATGTACAGTGGAAAAGCCAACTGGGATGTTATTCGAGATGTTAAAAAAGAACTTAAAATTCCAGTTATAGGAAACGGAGATGTAACGACTCCAGAATTAGCTAAGAAAATGTTAGATGACACTAACTGTGATGCAGTTATGATTGGACGTGCAGCTTTAGGGAATCCATGGATGTTATATCGTACTGTAAAATATCTAGAAACTGGTGAATTAACAGAAGAACCAACACCAAGAGAAAAAATTGATGTATGTTTATTACACTTAAGAAGGCTTATGGAAATTAAACCTGAAAAAGTTGCTGTACATGAGATGAGAAAACATGCTGCATACTACATGAAAGGTATTAAAGGTGGAGCGAAAGTTAAAAAAGAATTAAATACTTTAAACTCATATGCAGAGATGGAAAACTTATTTGGTGAATTTTTAGATTATCTTGAATCAGGAGTAGCAGCACTTAAAAAAGAAATAATAATTTAA
- the folK gene encoding 2-amino-4-hydroxy-6-hydroxymethyldihydropteridine diphosphokinase, with product MIILALGTNIEPREQYLKDALRKIEASNLKITKLSSIYETPAWGGVADQTFLNMCIEIETSLGAYELLDTIQKIELELGRIRKEHWGNRTIDIDIITYNNLVFNDDRLIVPHKYIHERNFVLAPLVEMYGDIDVDGKNIKQSLDKITEKISLYKEKL from the coding sequence ATGATTATACTAGCATTAGGAACCAATATAGAGCCACGAGAACAGTATTTAAAAGATGCTTTAAGAAAAATAGAAGCGAGTAATCTTAAAATTACAAAACTAAGCAGTATTTACGAAACACCTGCATGGGGTGGAGTAGCTGATCAAACCTTTCTAAATATGTGTATAGAAATAGAGACTTCATTAGGAGCGTATGAACTACTAGATACTATTCAAAAGATAGAGTTAGAACTTGGGCGTATTAGAAAAGAGCACTGGGGAAATAGAACGATAGATATAGATATAATTACATATAATAATTTAGTTTTTAATGATGATAGATTGATTGTACCTCATAAATATATTCATGAAAGAAATTTCGTACTAGCTCCACTAGTAGAAATGTATGGAGATATAGATGTTGATGGTAAGAATATAAAGCAATCATTAGACAAAATAACAGAAAAAATTAGTTTGTATAAAGAAAAATTGTAA
- the folB gene encoding dihydroneopterin aldolase: MKTKLFINNLEVFANHGLFEEENRLGQKFIFSIECELDYKKALFSDEMTDSISYADIADVVVETATSNTYNLLERLAGEILRNIFEKFPQIENVKLEINKPAAPIKYHFEQCGVVVETSREGFGL, encoded by the coding sequence ATGAAGACGAAATTATTTATAAATAATCTTGAAGTATTTGCTAATCATGGGTTATTTGAAGAAGAAAATAGACTAGGTCAGAAATTTATTTTTAGCATTGAGTGTGAGCTTGATTATAAAAAGGCGTTGTTCAGTGATGAGATGACAGACAGCATAAGTTATGCTGATATTGCGGATGTAGTGGTAGAGACTGCAACTTCAAATACGTATAATTTATTAGAACGCTTAGCTGGAGAAATTTTAAGAAATATTTTTGAAAAATTTCCTCAAATTGAAAATGTTAAGCTAGAAATTAATAAACCAGCTGCACCTATAAAATATCATTTTGAACAATGTGGAGTAGTTGTAGAAACATCACGTGAAGGATTTGGATTATAA
- a CDS encoding endonuclease/exonuclease/phosphatase family protein: protein MKKYKLSILLASAVLGGVGATYLSAEANEVSAAEVKTEVVTPATTGNNEVTPTGATTTSPQTTAPKEVKNIGEVQGESHESPLVGKEVVINNVVVTKTDKTGFYVQDKVSDNNPKTSDAVYVASKDKVESGDLLKVQGTVKEGYMEEYSVKPGQTFKKPAGSLTVTQIINATITKLGKADLPKALNISEKMPKDIVDNTPTKYNPETEALDYWESLEGMRVEVTKPKVTGPQYKGDIYVLPGDYKGQKLNNIGGVNLRPGVQNTEVLPITVGNKFVAKAKDYFNENITGVVTYKNKTYKIDPSSVPAIQDGGLKREVSKIYPSEDKLTIASYNIENFSANNSGHDETPEEKVDKIANSFIKEVHSPDIITLIEVQDNNGGVNDGTVDGVKSGEKLAQRIKSLGGPDYKYTEIAPVDGKDGGKPGANIRVAYLYNPNRVTLIGKEKGGSEEAARFVNGHLEKNPSRVDPTSVHFEKVRKSLAAEFDFKGERIVVIANHLKSKLGDDAIYGSNQPSVENTRPKRIEEAKILNAFIKEGLRQNPNLKFVLTGDFNDFEFSDSVKTIVGNELVNLMAEHEQGDRYSYFYRGSNQSLDNILISKNIKDKVVFSPVHINASFMEEHGRASDHDPVVVQIDFSKKEVSTTPETSPASTPTTEVKPVSENKPSEDVASNPNQEVANSKEVKEERAEQGSKVTTEQVKSKKEETNKGENFSGKNVLPKTGLNSSNSLLFAGLSAVAAFVLGRKRNKN, encoded by the coding sequence GTGAAAAAATACAAATTATCAATATTATTAGCAAGTGCAGTGTTAGGAGGAGTAGGTGCAACTTATTTATCGGCTGAAGCCAATGAAGTTTCTGCGGCTGAGGTAAAAACAGAAGTAGTTACACCGGCTACTACAGGAAATAATGAAGTGACACCTACTGGAGCGACTACAACAAGTCCTCAAACTACTGCTCCAAAAGAAGTAAAAAACATAGGGGAAGTACAAGGTGAAAGCCATGAAAGTCCTTTAGTTGGAAAAGAAGTAGTAATAAACAATGTTGTTGTAACTAAGACTGACAAAACTGGTTTCTATGTTCAGGATAAAGTATCAGACAATAATCCAAAAACTTCTGATGCGGTATATGTCGCTTCAAAAGACAAAGTTGAATCAGGTGATTTATTAAAAGTTCAAGGAACTGTTAAAGAAGGTTATATGGAAGAATATTCTGTAAAACCAGGTCAAACTTTTAAAAAACCAGCTGGAAGTTTAACAGTTACTCAAATTATTAACGCAACTATAACAAAATTAGGGAAAGCGGATTTACCAAAAGCATTAAACATTTCTGAAAAAATGCCTAAAGACATAGTTGATAATACACCAACTAAATATAATCCAGAAACTGAAGCTTTAGATTATTGGGAAAGTCTAGAGGGAATGCGTGTAGAAGTGACTAAACCAAAAGTTACTGGGCCACAATATAAAGGTGATATTTATGTCTTACCAGGCGACTACAAAGGTCAAAAACTTAATAACATCGGTGGAGTAAATCTTCGTCCTGGTGTACAAAATACAGAAGTACTACCTATTACAGTAGGGAATAAATTTGTAGCAAAAGCAAAAGACTACTTTAATGAAAATATTACAGGAGTAGTTACTTATAAAAATAAAACATATAAAATTGATCCATCTAGCGTACCAGCAATTCAAGATGGAGGATTAAAACGTGAAGTATCTAAAATTTATCCTTCTGAAGATAAGTTAACAATTGCTTCTTACAATATTGAAAACTTCTCAGCAAATAACAGTGGTCATGATGAAACACCAGAGGAGAAAGTTGATAAGATTGCTAATTCATTTATAAAAGAAGTTCACAGTCCTGATATCATAACTCTTATTGAGGTTCAAGATAATAATGGTGGAGTTAATGATGGAACTGTTGATGGAGTTAAGAGTGGGGAAAAATTAGCTCAAAGAATTAAAAGTCTTGGTGGACCTGATTATAAATATACTGAGATAGCTCCAGTTGATGGAAAAGACGGTGGAAAACCGGGAGCTAATATTAGGGTAGCTTACTTATATAACCCTAATAGAGTAACATTAATCGGTAAAGAGAAAGGTGGAAGCGAAGAAGCTGCTCGTTTCGTTAATGGGCATCTTGAAAAAAATCCATCAAGAGTTGATCCAACTAGCGTTCACTTTGAAAAAGTTAGAAAATCATTAGCTGCTGAATTTGATTTTAAAGGTGAAAGAATCGTAGTAATTGCGAACCACTTAAAATCAAAATTAGGTGACGATGCAATTTATGGTTCTAATCAACCATCTGTTGAAAATACTAGACCAAAACGTATAGAAGAAGCGAAAATCTTAAATGCATTCATTAAAGAAGGATTGCGTCAAAATCCTAACTTAAAATTTGTTCTTACTGGTGACTTCAATGACTTCGAATTCTCAGATAGCGTGAAAACAATCGTAGGAAATGAACTTGTTAACTTAATGGCTGAACATGAACAAGGAGACAGATACTCATACTTCTACCGTGGAAGTAATCAAAGTTTAGATAATATTTTAATTTCTAAAAATATTAAAGATAAAGTAGTCTTCTCTCCAGTTCATATTAATGCTTCATTCATGGAAGAACATGGACGTGCTTCTGACCACGATCCAGTAGTTGTGCAAATTGACTTCAGTAAAAAAGAAGTATCAACTACACCTGAAACAAGTCCAGCGTCTACTCCAACTACTGAAGTAAAACCAGTTTCAGAAAATAAACCTTCAGAAGATGTAGCTTCTAATCCAAACCAAGAAGTTGCTAATTCAAAAGAAGTTAAGGAAGAAAGAGCTGAACAAGGTAGCAAAGTTACAACTGAACAAGTTAAATCTAAAAAAGAGGAAACAAACAAAGGAGAAAACTTCTCTGGGAAAAATGTTCTTCCAAAAACTGGATTAAATTCTTCTAATTCACTTCTATTCGCTGGATTAAGTGCAGTTGCTGCATTCGTTCTAGGAAGAAAAAGAAATAAAAACTAA
- a CDS encoding MFS transporter, with translation MNNTKFYYLYNILVTVATAFFNPILYIYLLAKNFSFAEVGLYLSIFWLASFMTELPCGAITDNIGAKNSILLSSVFRVVGLILLLSNSLILLYISAILSAIAESFQSGTLTSWLVNVSNKNNEEVNIDKVLSRNSLYALFFSAIAGFISAKYVYVYYKSLSIILSMLVFIISLFITLLFMKNLEITQKISIEKLKGSFGTVKNSLKETLYVKSSVFLMILFVIPSILDLGPSNQWQAVFEKLDTNIIGYIWVGISISGMLGSLIYEKLSNELSKFHVLYIFVVINIGTLLMFIFIQNVYARFLLFMLYIIFFTMMSIQVNIFMHKYLVKNDDNRTTVVSIFYTFESIIVAILLSVNGVLTDKVGIENTWLVFLGVIGIVIISFALAMFKKKFNKS, from the coding sequence ATGAATAATACTAAATTTTATTATCTATATAATATATTAGTTACAGTAGCAACAGCATTCTTTAATCCGATTTTATATATTTACTTACTAGCAAAGAATTTTTCTTTCGCTGAAGTAGGGTTGTATTTATCAATTTTTTGGTTAGCTTCTTTTATGACAGAACTGCCTTGCGGGGCAATAACTGATAATATCGGGGCAAAAAATAGTATTCTTCTTAGTTCAGTTTTTAGGGTTGTTGGTTTAATATTATTGCTTAGCAATAGTTTAATTTTACTGTATATTTCTGCGATTTTATCCGCAATTGCAGAATCGTTTCAATCTGGAACACTAACAAGTTGGTTAGTAAATGTAAGCAATAAAAATAATGAAGAGGTAAATATTGATAAAGTTCTTTCTAGAAATTCTCTGTATGCATTATTTTTCTCAGCAATTGCAGGATTTATAAGTGCTAAATATGTGTATGTTTATTATAAAAGTTTGTCAATAATATTAAGTATGCTAGTTTTTATTATTTCGCTGTTTATTACACTTTTATTTATGAAAAACTTAGAAATTACACAAAAAATATCGATTGAGAAACTAAAAGGATCATTTGGAACGGTTAAAAACTCACTGAAGGAAACATTATATGTGAAAAGTAGTGTATTTCTTATGATACTTTTCGTTATTCCGTCTATCTTAGATCTTGGACCATCTAATCAATGGCAAGCGGTATTTGAAAAGCTTGATACTAATATAATTGGTTATATTTGGGTAGGTATTTCTATTAGTGGAATGTTGGGAAGTCTTATATATGAAAAACTATCAAATGAGTTATCAAAATTCCATGTATTGTATATATTTGTAGTTATTAATATTGGAACGTTATTAATGTTTATCTTTATTCAGAATGTTTATGCTAGGTTTTTATTATTTATGCTGTATATTATTTTCTTTACTATGATGAGTATTCAGGTCAATATATTTATGCATAAATATTTAGTAAAAAATGATGATAACAGAACAACTGTAGTTTCAATATTCTATACTTTCGAATCTATTATTGTAGCAATATTATTATCAGTTAATGGAGTACTGACTGATAAAGTTGGTATAGAAAATACATGGCTAGTATTTTTAGGAGTAATAGGAATAGTTATTATATCATTTGCACTTGCTATGTTCAAAAAGAAATTTAATAAGTCATAG
- a CDS encoding DUF2087 domain-containing protein produces the protein MEEVKIKYFKNDKLITIPKKEKNKILVLQIVLEMLKEKSLEFTEKELNEAIKKIHSDYSLIRRYLVDYKFLDRDNYGRIYKVVGKKDE, from the coding sequence ATGGAAGAAGTAAAAATAAAATATTTTAAGAATGATAAATTGATAACAATACCAAAAAAAGAAAAAAATAAGATTCTTGTTCTTCAAATAGTTTTAGAGATGTTGAAAGAAAAATCACTAGAGTTTACAGAAAAGGAATTAAACGAAGCGATTAAGAAGATTCATTCGGATTATTCTCTTATTCGAAGATACTTAGTTGACTATAAGTTTTTAGATAGGGATAATTATGGAAGAATATATAAGGTTGTAGGAAAAAAAGATGAATAA
- a CDS encoding single-stranded DNA-binding protein, which produces MLNQVILIGRLVKKPELKESDKKVSYIKATIAVQSDFKNKEGNYDTEFFEFTAFGKIAENTAKYCEKGSLLNIVGTLNNNVYKDKDGVTHYRIKIIANKISFLSKGSKKEEREAEDVFVLGQ; this is translated from the coding sequence ATGTTAAATCAAGTAATTTTAATAGGAAGATTAGTAAAAAAACCAGAATTAAAAGAAAGTGATAAAAAAGTAAGTTATATTAAAGCTACTATTGCAGTTCAGTCTGATTTTAAGAATAAAGAAGGGAACTATGATACTGAATTTTTCGAATTTACTGCTTTTGGTAAAATCGCAGAAAATACAGCCAAATACTGCGAAAAAGGAAGTTTACTCAATATAGTGGGTACTTTAAACAATAATGTTTATAAAGATAAAGACGGAGTGACCCACTATAGAATTAAGATTATAGCTAATAAAATTTCATTTTTAAGTAAAGGATCTAAGAAAGAAGAAAGAGAAGCTGAAGATGTTTTTGTCTTAGGGCAATAG
- a CDS encoding cupin domain-containing protein — protein MSVGIIFEEAGLLKKHDRFKLVKKVGKEGDVIPKHNHPEALVVFTCVKGEVKVFLNDEEIHIVEPGKVLHFDGDNYINAEFLKDGEVFVTLINK, from the coding sequence ATGAGCGTAGGAATAATTTTTGAAGAAGCAGGTTTATTAAAAAAACATGATAGATTTAAATTAGTAAAAAAAGTAGGGAAAGAAGGCGATGTTATTCCTAAACATAATCATCCAGAAGCTTTAGTAGTATTTACTTGTGTCAAAGGTGAAGTTAAAGTGTTTTTAAACGATGAAGAAATTCATATTGTAGAACCAGGTAAGGTATTACATTTTGATGGTGATAATTATATTAATGCAGAATTTTTGAAAGATGGCGAAGTTTTTGTTACTTTAATCAATAAATAA